From a single Zygotorulaspora mrakii chromosome 2, complete sequence genomic region:
- the VSB1 gene encoding Vsb1p (similar to Saccharomyces cerevisiae YGR125W; ancestral locus Anc_3.485) has product MPGISPTGMSASNRNPRKNRQSISEAISISLGLHKSESPQDGDGLLSSENEQSNWATPQGNNYLGRSYVSGFLSASSFPNGFDSDALPLSRLRTKSIHASQNLHKETAKLSNDFNGDEAEDDRYDELGAHDNAEDYGDYKDNYLENNNDERSFSDFYDRNERGDAISDEYESLVHGPGQTYQAVTSSTEGSSSGLRRSASNSAVVNHISNFCYKFIHYLPAAILGLLLNILDALSYGMIMFPITDPVFSSLGPSGLSIFYISTVISQVTYSSGFSSFVSGIGSEMIEVTPFFHNMALAIKESLPGKDDEIITTTIFCYAFSSIITGATFYLLGKLKLGKIVGFFPRHILIGCIGGVGYFLIATGIEVTTRVPSVEYTWHFLANLFSNVDILLKWGLPALLTAILIVTQRCFQNALVLPSFYIVTLFAFHFIVAITPSLSLSKLREIGWIFPVAASSDKWYDHYKLFDFTKVHWNLVLKQFPTMLALTFFGILHVPINIPALAISLKQDKIDVDKELIAHGYSNFFSGLLGSIQNYLVYTNSVLFIRAGADSAFAGYLLAALTFAVMIIGPVLISFIPICIVGSLIFLLGYELLYESLFETLGKVTTFEYITIVIIVLTMGIFDFVLGVIVGVLIACFSFLFDSAKLKTINGEFDGQVAKSTVYRDYLQTHFLDGVGEQIYVLKLQNVLFFGTIISIEEKINKLLEDTDAKDSKKRRIKYLILDFKNINSDNIDYSAAEGFNRIKRFTQSERIQLIVSSIQERDHIYSAFSKVGLLDDVELFSDLNSALEWCENEFLTKYQRLRSIAKKKQQKKMDVNLAIRKATDRKISLDGLLKKNDGVISQSRNSISFPDNTPRNHQMLSVAQNLFKSEQQTRNSLRAPGQETPLVLPLLLFALKLYIPSLISEDPSVRGKEVQLWSQLCPYFIKRRLASQSILLHNDNIFFVIESGLIKITFDLPSGTLYETMSNRTCYGKASSKDFSSGKDQKATIITETDAVVWIIDSSALNKLRDNNLPLYTDLILLILSIRDKRFKELLGYTLVCS; this is encoded by the coding sequence ATGCCAGGAATAAGTCCAACAGGTATGAGTGCTTCTAACAGGAATCCACGCAAAAACAGGCAATCCATATCAGAAGCTATCTCCATTTCCCTTGGGTTGCATAAGTCAGAGAGTCCACAGGACGGAGATGGTCTATTGAGTAGTGAAAATGAACAATCCAATTGGGCGACGCCTCAGGGAAACAATTATTTAGGTAGATCATATGTTAGTGGATTTTTGTCGGCATCGTCTTTCCCCAATGGTTTCGATTCCGACGCATTACCGTTATCAAGACTTAGAACAAAGTCTATTCATGCATCGCAAAATTTACACAAAGAAACTGCTAAATTGTCTAATGATTTCAATGGCGATGAGGCAGAAGATGATAGATATGATGAATTAGGTGCTCATGATAACGCAGAAGATTACGGAGATTACAAAGACAATTATTTAGAGAACAACAATGATGAGCGatcattttcagatttttatGACCGAAATGAAAGAGGCGATGCTATCAGtgatgaatatgaaagCTTAGTGCATGGTCCTGGTCAAACGTACCAAGCTGTCACTTCATCTACCGAAGGTAGCAGTAGTGGCTTACGCAGATCTGCAAGCAACTCTGCTGTTGTGAATCATATTTCTAATTTTTGTTACAAATTCATACATTACTTGCCTGCAGCCATACTTGGATTGCTATTAAACATTTTGGATGCGTTATCATATGGTATGATTATGTTTCCAATTACTGATCCAGTGTTTTCGAGTTTGGGTCCAAGCGGATTATcgattttttatatttccACAGTTATTTCACAAGTGACCTATTCAAGCGGATTCTCATCATTTGTATCTGGTATCGGTAGTGAAATGATTGAAGTTactccattttttcataacATGGCACTCGCGATTAAAGAATCTTTACCAGGTAAAGACGATGAAATTATTACAACAACAATTTTCTGTTATGCGTTCAGTTCTATAATTACGGGGGCAACTTTTTACTTGTTAGGTAAGCTAAAATTGGGTAAAATTGTTGGTTTTTTCCCGAGGCATATTCTGATAGGTTGTATTGGTGGTGTTGGATATTTCTTAATTGCCACTGGTATTGAGGTAACAACTAGAGTTCCATCAGTTGAATATACCTGGCACTTTTTAGCAAATCTTTTCAGCAATGTGGATATACTTCTGAAATGGGGCTTACCAGCTTTGCTAACTGCCATACTAATAGTTACTCAGcgttgttttcaaaatgcaTTGGTTCTACCATCATTTTATATTGTAACTCTTTTCGCATTCCATTTTATAGTGGCAATCACTCCAAGCCTTTCTCTAAGTAAATTAAGAGAAATTGGTTGGATTTTCCCAGTAGCAGCTTCTAGTGACAAATGGTATGATCACTATAAGTTATTTGATTTTACAAAAGTACATTGGAATTTGGTTTTAAAGCAATTTCCTACAATGTTAGCATTAACTTTCTTCGGCATTTTACATGTTCCAATTAATATTCCAGCTTTAGCGATTTCTTTAAAACAGGATAAAATTGACGTAGATAAGGAACTAATAGCGCATGGTTActctaatttttttagtgGTCTTCTCGGTtctattcaaaattatcTCGTTTACACAAATAGTGTTTTGTTCATTCGTGCTGGAGCAGATTCCGCATTTGCAGGGTATCTTCTTGCAGCATTAACATTTGCCGTAATGATAATTGGCCCTGTTctcatttcttttatacCAATTTGCATCGTTGGCTCACTAATTTTCTTACTGGGTTACGAACTGTTATACGAGTCTTTGTTTGAAACTCTCGGAAAAGTAACAACTTTCGAATACATAACTATTGTGATAATAGTTCTAACAATGGGtatatttgattttgtcCTTGGTGTCATCGTTGGTGTCTTGATTGCATgtttctcatttttattcGACAGTGCCAAATTGAAGACAATCAATGGAGAATTTGATGGACAGGTTGCCAAGAGTACTGTTTATCGTGACTACCTGCAGACACACTTCTTAGATGGTGTCGGGGAACAGATTTATGTTTTAAAGTTACAAAATGTATTGTTTTTTGGAACCATTATTTCGATAGAAGAGAAAATCAATAAACTATTGGAGGACACTGATGCGAAAGATTCTAAAAAACGTAGAATCAAATACCTGATTTTAGATTTTAAAAACATCAATTCCGATAACATTGATTATTCTGCTGCAGAAGGTTTTAACAGAATAAAGAGGTTTACCCAATCAGAAAGGATTCAGCTGATTGTTTCATCCATTCAAGAGCGAGATCATATCTATAGCGCTTTCAGTAAGGTTGGGTTATTAGATGATGTGGAACTTTTTAGTGATTTGAACAGTGCCCTTGAATGGTGTGAAAATGAGTTTTTAACGAAATACCAAAGGTTGAGATCGATCGCCAAGAAGAAAcaacagaagaaaatggaTGTTAATTTAGCCATAAGAAAAGCCACAGACAGGAAAATTTCTCTAGATGgacttttgaagaaaaacgATGGTGTTATTTCTCAATCTCGCAATTCTATTTCGTTCCCAGACAATACGCCTAGAAACCACCAAATGTTATCTGTCGCCCAAAATCTTTTTAAAAGCGAGCaacaaacaagaaatagTTTAAGAGCACCGGGTCAGGAAACACCACTGGTTCTACCATTACTACTGTTTGCATTGAAGTTATATATCCCCAGCCTTATTTCGGAGGATCCTTCTGTAAGAGGTAAGGAAGTACAACTCTGGTCACAACTTTGTCCCtacttcatcaaaagaagacTCGCTTCTCAATCTATATTACTCCATAACGAtaacatttttttcgtcATCGAATCTGGACTTATCAAGATAACATTTGATTTGCCTTCTGGCACTTTGTATGAGACGATGTCCAATAGAACGTGCTATGGCAAAGCTTCTAGCAaggatttttcttctggaaaagatcaaaaagcCACTATCATAACAGAAACAGATGCGGTTGTTTGGATCATAGATTCCTCAGCCTTGAACAAATTAAGAGACAACAATTTGCCGTTATACACTGACTTAATCCTATTAATACTTTCAATCAGGGACAAGAGGTTTAAGGAACTACTCGGCTACACCCTTGTTTGCTCTTAA
- a CDS encoding uncharacterized protein (similar to Saccharomyces cerevisiae YGR127W; ancestral locus Anc_3.487), with product MCILMATTSHPDYDLILISNRDEFFARETGCTRWVDNDFVLCPTDDALVNHDGYTCGTWFGINRDGKLATVLNLKLLDQPAVVVGQHSLKSRGILPISYLSKRQSSFSNWDNFAKFNNQYPHLADTGSFNLFYGDCITGDYRIIDSLGNTFGVLNRDTKDDFMVLSNDVYQNGESQNTWGKVKLGKDGLRELVSASRNESERSLIANCFALASRCSVDTKQRNGSEITYSIDTTMNTIFTPPLKVPSSDDLGCSMPYGDYYGTRSQIVLLIRRGLNHVKCIERTLHSSDSDCNTYGASNPKATQEFDFTL from the coding sequence ATGTGCATCCTAATGGCCACTACAAGTCATCCTGATTATGATTTGATTCTCATATCGAATAGAGATGAGTTCTTCGCAAGAGAAACTGGATGTACTCGTTGGGTCGACAATGATTTTGTGCTCTGTCCAACGGATGACGCATTAGTGAATCACGACGGCTATACATGTGGTACCTGGTTTGGCATCAATAGGGATGGGAAGCTTGCGACAGTTCTCAATTTAAAATTACTCGATCAACCGGCAGTAGTAGTAGGACAGCACTCCCTAAAATCAAGAGGCATTTTACCGATTTCATATTTATCCAAGAGACAATCTTCATTCAGCAATTGGGATAATTTTGCGAAGTTCAATAATCAGTATCCGCATTTGGCAGATACAGGCtcattcaatttgttcTATGGAGATTGTATCACGGGCGACTACAGGATTATAGATTCGTTGGGCAACACTTTCGGAGTTTTGAACAGGGATACAAAAGACGACTTTATGGTACTTTCGAATGATGTATACCAAAACGGTGAATCCCAAAATACATGGGGTAAAGTGAAGCTAGGGAAGGATGGGTTACGCGAACTGGTAAGCGCTTCAAGGAATGAAAGCGAGAGATCGTTAATTGCAAATTGCTTTGCTTTAGCCTCTCGTTGTTCCGTTGATACGAAACAAAGAAATGGTAGTGAAATTACGTACTCCATTGATACTACCATGAACACTATCTTTACACCGCCATTGAAAGTTCCTTCATCGGACGATTTAGGGTGCTCAATGCCATATGGGGACTATTATGGAACGCGATCCCAAATAGTTTTACTCATTCGGAGAGGTCTTAATCACGTCAAATGTATCGAACGTACATTACATTCGTCAGACAGCGATTGCAATACATATGGTGCAAGTAATCCTAAGGCTACACAAGAATTTGACTTCACGTTGTAA
- a CDS encoding uncharacterized protein (similar to Saccharomyces cerevisiae YGR126W; ancestral locus Anc_3.486) produces MSKSKGSNSTDTEFDDISSFSSIDSYKPQPFTGFENGEEQGQGQLQEQGDLVSRASTNTLSKPDSNAIEKVVTHNALSGNVETKESLQKEGLNLKDKSVPDINAPLTSTSETAAFPEEYRIETQTGLVKLKTLNDLSRKDTRVSIGSNDKISRKSTDKGNHSIKSGQESGQDEVLSSHSSYDPHNLENAIEKNKHEIEKYQKHKHEKGIKGFVHRLFD; encoded by the coding sequence ATGAGTAAATCAAAGGGCAGCAACTCGACTGATACTGAGTTTGATGATATATCATCCTTTTCCTCAATCGATTCTTACAAGCCACAGCCATTTACCGGTTTTGAAAATGGCGAGGAGCAGGGACAAGGCCAGTTACAGGAACAAGGGGATCTAGTGTCACGCGCCAGCACCAATACTTTGAGCAAACCAGATTCGAATGCTATCGAGAAGGTGGTTACACATAACGCATTAAGTGGGAACGTCGAAACAAAGGAATCTTTACAGAAAGAAGGGCTGAACCTCAAGGATAAATCGGTGCCTGACATTAATGCACCACTGACGTCTACCTCTGAAACAGCGGCCTTCCCTGAGGAATACCGAATAGAGACCCAAACAGGATTGGTCAAACTTAAGACATTGAATGATTTAAGCAGAAAGGATACAAGAGTTTCAATTGGTAGCAATGATAAGATTTCGAGGAAGAGTACTGATAAAGGAAATCACTCTATTAAGAGCGGGCAGGAATCAGGTCAGGATGAAGTGCTCTCTAGCCACTCTTCATACGATCCACATAACTTAGAAAATGCTATCGAGAAGAACAAAcatgaaattgaaaaatatcaaaaacaCAAACATGAAAAGGGTATCAAAGGATTTGTGCACAGATTGTTTGATTGA
- the PPT1 gene encoding protein serine/threonine phosphatase (similar to Saccharomyces cerevisiae PPT1 (YGR123C); ancestral locus Anc_3.481) — protein MLNMPSTVAEDAAKAVELKNEGNVQIKKLNYPKAIEFYTMAIELDGTQSIYFSNRALAHLKLDNFQSSLHDCETALKLNPKNIKAYHRRGLSYVGLLEFKKARNDLQVVLKGKPGDTTATRALEVCEKFIREERFRKAIGDDGESNKARFCETVRLDTFDSNADLLKYEGPKLTLFQLSDEKGDCAGAEISDMNPEFISKLVEMFTQGKNLPKKYAAAIVSHANRLFRKEPTVVELCNRETPDAKITVCGDTHGQLYDVLNLFRKFGKVGPKHTYLFNGDFVDRGSWSCEVALLFYCLKIVYPHNFYLNRGNHETNNMNKIYGFEDECNYKYSSRIFDMFAESFESLPLATIINDDYLVMHGGLPSDTSCSLEDFKKIDRFSQPPREGAFMELLWSDPQEADGFGPSQRGLGFAFGADITKQFLEKNKLKKIFRSHEVRMSGVQFEHDGKLATVFSAPNYCDTQGNLGGVIHVVPGEGKLLQNGNDDENLIVETFEAVPHPEIKPMAYSNGGLGF, from the coding sequence ATGTTGAATATGCCTAGCACAGTGGCCGAAGATGCTGCCAAAGCAGTGGAGTTGAAGAATGAAGGTAACGTACAGATTAAAAAACTAAACTATCCGAAGGCAATTGAGTTTTACACAATGGCTATTGAACTCGATGGCACACAGTCTATTTACTTCTCTAATAGGGCTTTGGCACATTTAAAGCTCGACAACTTTCAAAGCTCATTGCATGATTGTGAGACAgcattgaaattgaacccaaaaaatataaaagcGTATCACAGACGTGGTCTTTCTTATGTCGGATTGCTCGAATTCAAGAAAGCTCGCAATGATCTTCAAGTCGTCTTGAAAGGTAAGCCAGGTGatacaacagcaacaagGGCCCTGGAAGTCTGCGAAAAATTTATAAGAGAGGAGAGGTTTAGAAAAGCGATCGGAGATGATGGAGAGTCCAATAAAGCCAGGTTTTGTGAAACCGTGAGATTAGATACTTTTGATTCAAATGCTGATTTGCTTAAATATGAGGGTCCCAAGTTGACTCTCTTTCAATTATCAGACGAAAAAGGTGATTGTGCAGGCGCTGAAATCAGTGATATGAATCCTGAATTCATCTCTAAATTAGTTGAAATGTTTACACAAGGCAAGAATCTTCCGAAGAAGTATGCTGCTGCAATTGTCTCCCATGCCAACAGACTTTTCCGCAAAGAGCCCACAGTTGTCGAACTGTGTAACAGGGAGACTCCTGATGCGAAGATCACTGTTTGTGGTGATACACACGGCCAACTTTACGatgttttgaatcttttccGGAAATTTGGCAAAGTGGGTCCAAAACACACTTATTTGTTCAATGGTGATTTTGTGGACCGCGGTTCTTGGTCCTGTGAGGTTGCCTTATTATTCTATTGCTTGAAAATCGTCTATCCGCataatttttatttgaataGAGGGAACCATGAAACCAACaatatgaacaaaatatacGGATTTGAAGACGAGTGTAATTATAAGTACTCCTCCCGTATATTTGACATGTTTGCGGAAAGTTTTGAGAGTTTACCTTTGGCTACCATCATAAATGATGATTATTTGGTCATGCATGGTGGACTGCCAAGTGATACATCTTGCAGCCTggaagatttcaagaaaatagATAGATTTTCTCAACCCCCAAGAGAAGGTGCCTTCATGGAGCTGCTTTGGTCCGATCCACAGGAAGCTGACGGATTTGGCCCATCTCAACGTGGGTTGGGCTTCGCGTTTGGTGCTGACATtacaaaacaatttttaGAGAAAAACaaactgaaaaagattttcagGTCTCATGAGGTAAGGATGAGCGGTGTACAGTTCGAGCATGATGGTAAGTTAGCAACGGTTTTCAGTGCGCCAAATTACTGCGATACACAAGGTAATCTTGGGGGTGTAATCCATGTCGTACCTGGTGAAGGCAAGCTATTACAAAATGGaaacgatgatgaaaatttaattgttgaaacttttgaggCAGTTCCACACCCTGAAATTAAACCAATGGCATACTCAAATGGAGGACTAGGCTTCTAG
- the ASN2 gene encoding asparagine synthase (glutamine-hydrolyzing) 2 (similar to Saccharomyces cerevisiae ASN2 (YGR124W) and ASN1 (YPR145W); ancestral locus Anc_3.483), with protein sequence MCGIFASFRNEDVLSYKPKALQLSKRIRHRGPDWSGNITKNSTILVHERLAIVGLDTGAQPITSPCGDYILCVNGEIYNHIQLREKTPEYGYKTLSDCEPIIPMYLKHDIEAPDHLDGMFAFCLYDAKQDRIVAARDPIGVVTMYMGRSSKSPKTVYFASELKCLTDDCDNIIAFPPGHIYDSKTDKITRYFNPDWLDEDRIPSTPLDLKQVRYSLERAVRKRLMAEVPYGVLLSGGLDSSLIASIAARETEKANKEMSPSQYDSEESHLAGIDKDGNLHSAGWSRLHSFAIGLPDAPDLKAAKKVAKFIGSIHHEHTFTLEEGLDALDDVIYHLETYDVTTIRASTPMFLLSRKIKAQGVKMVLSGEGSDEIFGGYLYFAQAPSASEFHTECVKRVKNLHLADCLRANKSTLAWGLEARVPFLDREFLQLCMNIDPKEKLINQKEGRIEKYILRKAFDTTDEPDVQPYLPEEILWRQKEQFSDGVGYSWIDGLKDTADRVVSDEMFAAPKSSWGDDIPTTKEAYWYRLKFDALFPQKTVADTVMRWIPKADWGCAEDPSGRFAKIHEQHVDN encoded by the coding sequence ATGTGTGGtatttttgcatcattCAGAAACGAAGATGTGCTTTCTTACAAGCCTAAGGCTTTACAGCTGTCCAAGAGAATAAGACACCGTGGTCCTGATTGGTCTGGTAATATTACTAAAAACTCCACGATTCTAGTTCATGAAAGGTTGGCTATTGTCGGTCTAGATACCGGTGCGCAACCAATCACAAGTCCATGTGGTGACTACATTCTATGTGTCAACGGTGAAATTTACAACCATATTCAATTGAGAGAGAAAACACCTGAATATGGTTACAAGACATTGAGTGACTGTGAACCTATTATTCCAATGTATCTGAAACACGACATTGAAGCACCAGACCATCTGGATGGTATGTTTGCATTCTGTTTATATGATGCTAAGCAAGATCGTATTGTTGCCGCTAGAGATCCAATTGGTGTTGTTACAATGTATATGGGTCGTTCATCGAAGTCTCCAAAGACTGTGTACTTTGCATCTGAGTTGAAATGTTTAACTGATGACTGTGATAACATTATCGCATTCCCACCAGGACACATATATGATTCGAAGACCGACAAGATCACAAGATATTTCAACCCAGACTGGTTAGACGAAGACCGTATTCCATCTACGCCACTTGATTTGAAACAGGTTAGATATTCTCTAGAGAGGGCTGTTAGAAAGAGATTGATGGCTGAAGTTCCTTACGGTGTATTGCTTTCCGGTGGTTTAGATTCCTCTTTGATCGCATCTATTGCTGCACGTGAGACTGAGAAGGcaaacaaagaaatgaGCCCATCTCAGTACGACTCTGAAGAGAGCCATTTAGCAGGTATTGATAAAGATGGTAACCTACACAGCGCAGGATGGTCTAGACTACACTCTTTTGCCATTGGTTTACCAGACGCACCAGATTTGAAAGCTGCTAAGAAAGTTGCTAAATTTATCGGATCCATTCATCATGAACATACTTTTACTTTAGAAGAAGGACTAGATGCCCTTGATGATGTTATCTATCATTTGGAAACATACGATGTTACTACAATTAGAGCTTCGACACCAATGTTCTTGTtgtcaagaaaaatcaaagcaCAGGGTGTCAAGATGGTTCTTTCTGGTGAAGGTTCTGACGAAATTTTTGGTGGTTACTTGTATTTCGCTCAGGCACCAAGCGCATCAGAGTTCCACACAGAATGTGTTAAGCGTGTTAAAAACCTACATCTTGCCGATTGTTTAAGAGCTAACAAATCCACACTAGCTTGGGGTTTAGAGGCTCGTGTTCCATTCTTGGACAGAGAATTCCTACAACTTTGTATGAACATCGatccaaaagaaaaactaATTAACCAAAAGGAAGGTcgtattgaaaaatacattttgagaaaagcTTTCGATACAACTGATGAGCCGGATGTCCAACCATATTTGCCAGAAGAGATCTTATGGAGACAAAAGGAGCAATTCTCTGATGGTGTCGGTTACTCATGGATTGACGGTTTGAAGGATACCGCTGACAGAGTTGTGTCCGATGAAATGTTCGCTGCGCCAAAGAGCTCTTGGGGAGATGATATTCCAACCACCAAAGAAGCTTACTGGTAcagattgaaatttgatgCCTTGTTCCCACAAAAGACTGTTGCTGACACCGTCATGAGATGGATTCCAAAGGCTGACTGGGGCTGTGCCGAAGATCCTTCCGGTAGATTTGCCAAGATTCATGAGCAACATGTTGATAACTGA
- the NOC4 gene encoding ribosome biosynthesis protein NOC4 (similar to Saccharomyces cerevisiae NOC4 (YPR144C); ancestral locus Anc_3.482), translating to MVLEIDEVKKIAKQITSANDKRHYNSIIKLINGLTVEDTSILKEDSVERNIRFLTVAVHQIFKKLFDRGDLTLDSATRRNRELLQFTQWLRKAYESFKRKILLLIAETPFETSLALDCQDVYIQLLESESIHFASNEDTPFFPNKSLKNLIVALWQSDLAETEQDTRTGQSENTILKEFLEKYYSSYVDIQYYFQTEFKQLLEDEREKYTSNKSIAKWLTLVNNHCHCSESNNELEVFVPNPPTAINSVSKYKSNIEKNWLVLLGGELSLQQYKTILLVLHKRIIPHFHEPTKLMDFLTDSYDLQATANSGDVVPILALNGLFALILRYNLEYPNFYAKLYQLLTPNLFHVKYRARFFRLMDTFLASTHLSAHLVASFIKRLARLTLSAPPGAIVSVIPFVYNLLRKHPSCMIMLHNPAFISSPFMSTDDVQKLKNLKADYRDPFDASEPNPENTKALDSSLWELATLMDHYHPNVATLAKMFGQPFRKLNYNMEDFLDWSYDSLLAAETSRKLKVLPTLEYEAFDRLFEDDDIEEKKSFLAGVTW from the coding sequence ATGGTGCTAGAAATTGACGaggtaaaaaaaattgccAAGCAGATCACATCGGCTAATGACAAAAGGCATTACAATTCAATAATCAAGCTTATAAATGGACTTACAGTAGAAGACACTTCTATACTTAAAGAGGACTCTGTGGAGAGAAACATCAGGTTTTTAACTGTTGCAGTGCACCAGATCTTCAAGAAGCTTTTTGATCGCGGAGACCTGACTTTAGATTCTGCTACAAGACGTAACAGAGAGCTGTTACAGTTTACGCAATGGTTGAGAAAGGCATATGAAAGTTTTAAGAGGAAAATTCTACTTCTGATAGCCGAGACACCATTTGAGACTTCATTGGCCTTGGATTGTCAGGATGTATATATTCAGCTTTTGGAATCAGAGTCCATTCATTTTGCTTCCAACGAGGATACGCCTTTTTTCCCGAATAAgagcttgaaaaatctaaTTGTTGCATTGTGGCAATCTGATCTTGCTGAAACAGAGCAGGACACACGAACTGGTCAGTCGGAAAACACCATTCTGAAGGAGTTTCTGGAAAAATACTACAGTTCCTACGTGGATATACAATACTATTTTCAGACAGAGTTCAAGCAGCTTTTGGAAGATGAAAGGGAGAAGTACACTAGTAATAAAAGCATTGCTAAATGGTTGACCCTTGTGAATAACCATTGCCATTGTTCGGAATCTAACAACGAACTAGAAGTATTTGTACCAAACCCACCGACCGCAATTAATAGTGTTTCAAAGTACAAATCTAATATAGAGAAAAACTGGTTAGTTTTATTGGGAGGAGAGTTATCTTTGCAACAATACAAGACAATATTACTTGTACTTCATAAAAGAATCATTCCACATTTTCATGAACCCACAAAATTGATGGATTTTTTGACAGATTCATATGACCTGCAAGCCACTGCTAATTCTGGTGACGTTGTGCCTATATTGGCACTCAACGGGTTGTTCGCATTGATTCTTCGATACAATCTAGAATACCCTAATTTTTACGCAAAATTGTATCAATTACTGACTCCCAATTTATTTCATGTAAAATATAGAGCAAGATTTTTCAGGTTAATGGATACCTTTCTAGCCTCAACTCATCTGTCCGCACATTTAGTTGCatcattcatcaaaagacTTGCAAGACTGACCTTAAGTGCCCCACCAGGTGCCATTGTTTCGGTTATTCCATTTGTCTACAATCTTCTGAGGAAACATCCTAGTTGCATGATTATGTTACACAATCCGGCCTTCATTTCGTCACCATTCATGTCCACGGATGATGTGCAaaaattaaagaatttAAAAGCAGACTATCGTGATCCTTTCGACGCTTCTGAACCTAATCCAGAAAACACCAAGGCTTTAGATTCGTCCCTTTGGGAACTTGCAACTTTAATGGACCATTACCACCCTAATGTCGCTACTTTGGCAAAGATGTTTGGCCAACCATTTAGAAAACTAAATTACAATATGGAAGACTTTCTTGATTGGAGCTATGATTCATTACTAGCCGCTGAAACATCTAGGAAATTAAAGGTTTTGCCTACGCTGGAGTACGAGGCATTCGATAGACTTTTCGAGGACGACGACatcgaagaaaagaaatcattTCTAGCTGGAGTTACTTGGTGA